One Methylocystis iwaonis genomic window, GCGCCATTGGCGAAATAGGCGGGGCTTGCGATCACGCCGCCCTCTGCGAAAGGCGTTATTTGCTGATTGCCGAACGAACTGGCCAGTAGGCTCGAGAGATTGCCGACGAGCCCGTTCGTCAGCGCGCGCGTTCCATCGCGCAAGGCCAGGCGCGCCACAGACAGCGCGACGGTGGCGAGCGTATCGTTGAGGCTTTTTCCACTCGCCGCCGCAGCCATCAGGCCGTTTGTCAGCGTCTTTGCGGCCTTGTCGCTCGAGGCGTTGATCTGGTCGAGGAGCAGCTTCGTCGACTCGAGATTCTGCGTTGCGAACGGTAAAGCGGCGTCCGGCTGGTTGAAGACGTCGGGAAAATTATTGCCGTTGTTCATCTCGGCTCCGGTCGGGGAACTCCCGCATCATCGCGTCGAGCATTGCGCGGCTCGGCGGTCCCGCCGCGCGCCCATAAACGCCTTCCGTCGCGTGAAACAGCTCATGCGGCGTCATCGACCAAAAATCTCTTGGCGCAAGCCGCAGGACGCCCAGGCCGAAGGCCATGGCGCGCGAAAACGGAAAGGGCGCGCGCGGGGAGGACGAGTGCGCCGCTACGTCGCTTTTCGCTATCGGGCGTCCTGCGGCGTCCGAGGGTTTGCGGGCGGCGGCTCCGGCGCATCGCCGAATGTCGCAGCCAGCAGGTCGGCTGCGATCCGCAC contains:
- a CDS encoding rcc01693 family protein, with amino-acid sequence MAFGLGVLRLAPRDFWSMTPHELFHATEGVYGRAAGPPSRAMLDAMMREFPDRSRDEQRQ
- a CDS encoding phage tail tape measure protein, which encodes MNNGNNFPDVFNQPDAALPFATQNLESTKLLLDQINASSDKAAKTLTNGLMAAAASGKSLNDTLATVALSVARLALRDGTRALTNGLVGNLSSLLASSFGNQQITPFAEGGVIASPAYFANGASTGLMGERGAEAVMPLARGSDGRLGVVAPQGNGRPVSVTVNIAAQDMESFRRSEGQITGALARAVARGQRNL